AAGGCCAGTACCGTCAGAATGGCGATATCCACAACATTCATAGGTCTTCCCCAGTATTGCGATCAGCTGCTCAGTCGGCTTTTAACCATGTCGCTGACCTGCTTGCCATCGGCACGCCCGCGGGTCTGGGCGGAAACGATCTTCATGACCTTGCCCATATCTCTGGGACCGGCGGCACCGGTTTCGGTTACGGCCTGTTCGATAAGGGCGGAAATTTCCTCCTCGCTCAGCGGCGACGGTAAAAACTCCTGCAGAATGGCCAGTTCGGCCTCTTCTTTTTCGGCCAGTTCGGCCCGGTCGCCCTCCCGGTATAGCGCCACGGATTCCTTGCGCTGCTTGACCAAAGACGACAGCACACCAATGATATCTTCGTCTCCAAGCTCTGCACGCTGGTCGATTTCGCGATTCTTGATGGCTGCCAGCACCATGCGCACGGTGGTCAGGCGCAGACTGTCTTTAGCCTTCATTGCGGCTTTCATGGCATCGTTGAGTTGTTGTTTGAGACTCATGGTTATCCACCTTTTTATAGGAAAACAGTCAGAAAATCAGGCTTTGCGCGAGGCCTTCTCCTCGATCCCCGACAGACCGAACCGACGCCGCAGTTCGGCGTAAATACGCTCCGGAGGCAAATCGTAATAACCGAGCAGAACCAGCACATGAAAAAACAGGTCGGCGACCTCATAGACAACCTCGTCGGGTTGGCCGCCCTTGCCGGCCACCGCCGTTTCGGTGGCTTCTTCACCGATCTTGCCAAGGATCTTGTCGAGCCCCTTGGCGAACAGGGAAGCCACATAAGATTTCTGCGAGGGATTGTCGCGGCGCTGCAGCACAACCTGATATACCTGTTCCAAAATATCGGCCTGCTCCTCGGCGACAGCATCCTGCTGCTGGAAAAGCACCGTTTTGAAGCAGTTGCGGGATGCCCCACCCTGCTCTACGGCCACCAGCAAACAGTCCCCGGAACAACTCAGCCGCATTTCCGTGACCCGCTGCGGGGCATCGGCATCGGGTGCCACCAGGGCCTTTCGGGAGCGCGAATAACGGTACAGCAAACCGCTTGCCAGGGTTTGCTCGACAGCTTCGGCGTTGAGATGTGAAAGCATCAGCACGTCGCCGCTGGGCGCGCAACGCACCACTGCCGGGATCAGTCCGTCGACACCGTATGTAATATTGCCTAAATCGACCATGGGCCTTCTCCTACCTGTCTCAACCGACTACAAACGCGCCGGCACGCCGCGCTTCTGCAGATACTCTTTGCACTCGTGAATCGTGTATTCGCGAAAGTGGAAGATACTTGCGGCCAAAGCGGCACTGGCCCCACCTTCGGTCAGGCCCTGATGAATATGCTCCAGATTGCCGACACCGCCGGAGGCGATAACCGGAATACTTACCAAATCGCTGATGGTACGGGTCAGAGGAATATCGTATCCGTCCTTGGTGCCGTCCTTGTCCATGGACGTCAGCAGGATTTCTCCGGCACCATAAGCTTCCATACGCATCGCCCACTCCATGGCGTCGATGCCGGTCGGCGTTCGGCCGCCGTGAATATAAACCTCCCAGCGCTGCGGATCGCTATCGGCGACGCGCCGTGCATCGATGGCCACAACGATACACTGGGAGCCGAAACGCTCGGCTGCTTCTTTGACAAACTCGGGGTTATTGACCGCCTCGGTATTAATGGAAACCTTGTCGGCTCCGGCATTGAGCAGATTACGGATATCCTCGATGGTGCGAATGCCGCCGCCGACGGTAAGGGGCATAAAAACCCTCTCCGCGGTGCGGGACACCACATCGAGAATGATATTGCGCTTGTCGCTGGAAGCGGTGATATCAAGAAAGGTCAGTTCATCGGCCCCCTGGGCGTCATAGGCCTCGGCCGCCTCAACCGGATCGCCGGCATCGCGCAACTCCAGGAACTGAACCCCTTTGACCACCCGACCGTCCTTGACATCGAGACAGGGTATAATACGTTTCGTCAGCATGGCTCGTCCTTCACAAGATAAGAACGCCGCACCCCGATTACAAGGGCCGCGAGTTAATTAATTGGATCGAAACCCGGGAAAACCGGTTTTTTTACCGCAAAAAACCGTTGAGATCGCAAAGAAAACAGTCACACCAAAAGCCCGCCTCGGCGAACTCAGCGTGCTCTGCGATACATATTCATTTTATAGGCAAAGATCAAAATCGGCACGAAATCAGGCTTTGCCCTTGGTCAGAGCCACCGCTTCACGCAGATCGAGGCTGCCGGTATACAGCGCCTTGCCGGTGATCACGCCGGTCACCCCGGAGTCTTCAATGGTCATGAGACGGGCGATGTCTTCCAGACAGGAGACGCCGCCGGAGGCGATGACCGGCACCGAGATCGACTCGGCCAGGGCACGGGTCGCCTCAAGGTTCGGCCCCCCCATCATGCCGTCACGGGCGATATCGGTATAGATGATCGCTTCGACACCGAACCCTTCCATCTCTTTGGCCAATTCGGTTGCGAGCTTTTCGGTAACGTCGGCCCATCCGCGCACTGCGACCAACCCGTCGCGCGCGTCGATGCCGACCACGATACGCCCGGGGAACAACCGGCAGGCCTCACGAACCAACTCCGGATTTTCTTTGGCCACCGTACCGAGGATGACGCGATCTATACCAAGCTCGAGATAGGCTTCGATGGTCGGCAGGTCACGAATCCCGCCGCCCAGTTCGGTGGGAATCGAAACGGCCTCGGCAATGGCGCGGATAGCGTCACGGTTACGCGGCACGCCGGCAAAAGCACCGTCGAGATCGACAATATGCAACAGCTCGCCACCCTGCTCCTGCCAACTGCGGGCCTGGGCACCGGGGTTGTCGTTGTAAACCGTGTCCTTCTCCATCAGGCCCTGTTCAAGACGCACACAGCGGCCTTCCTTCAAATCGATGGCGGGAATAACTATCATCACATATCTCCGAAATTCTTGAGGATTCTAAGACCGACCTGCTGGCTTTTTTCCGGATGGAACTGGGTCGCCATGACATTGTCCCGCCACACGGCGGCACAGAAGGTGCGCCCGTAATCAGCCGTTGCCGCCACCACCGATGCATCCTCGGGTACGACGTAATAGGAATGCACGAAATAAACAGACTCGCCGCTATCGAGCCCCTGAAAAATCGGCGCGGGGCGTTGGATATCGATCTGGTTCCAGCCCATATGCGGCACTTTCAGAACTTCCCCTTGCTCCTGCATGTCGCCGGGGAACCGTACCACCCGCCCGGGGATAATATTCAGCCCCTGGTGGTGGCCGAACTCCTCGCTTTCGGTAAACAACAGTTGCAAACCGAGGCAGATACCGAGAAACGGCCGACCGGACTCGACATGCCGCAAAATCGGCTCGACAAAACCGCCGGCCGTCAACTGATCCATGCAGTCGCGAAAGGCGCCGACACCGGGCAACACCAGTTTATCGGCCTGCGCCACAACGGCGGGGTCATCCGTCACCCGCGCACTGTAGCCGACCTTTTCAAAGCCTTTCTGCACACTGCGCAGATTGCCCATCCCGTAATCGATAATGACTATCATCTGTTACAGCTTTCCTTTGGTGGACAGCACCCCTTGAATGCGAGGATCGAGTCCGGTGGCCTCATCCAACGCTCGACCGAAGGCCTTGAATACGCCTTCGATCATGTGGTGCAGATTGCGCCCGTAGACCAGATTGACATGCACATTGGCCCCGGCGTGATTACAAAATGCGGTAAAGAATTCTTCGACCAGCTCCACATCGAAGCTGCCGACCTTGGCCTTGGGAAGGTCCATATTGAACACCAGGCACGAGCGCCCGGAAAAATCGATATGCACCGAGGCCAGCGTCTCATCCATGGGAACCGTGGCGGCGCCATAGCGGCGAATGCCCTGCTTGTCCCCGAGAGCCTTGACGAAGGCCTGCCCCAGACAGATACCGAGATCCTCTACCGTGTGATGATCGTCCACCTCGACATCGCCCTCGGCCTTGACCGTGAGATCAAAAAACCCATGACGGGAAAGCAAGGTGAGCATATGGTTCATAAAAGGCACAGGTGTGGCGATACAGGCTTCGCCGCACCCGTCAAGGGTCAAGTCCAAATTGATTTGGGTTTCCTGCGTCTGTCGATCGATAGTGGCGCTGCGAGACATGGCAAACCCCCTTGCCAGCAGTTGGTTGACAGAGATGGCGATACAGCCGGCCTTTTCACCGGCCAGGCGGCGATGGTCAGCTATCCTTCAGGCGAATGGAAACGGAACGCCCATGGGCTTCCAGTCCTTCCAGTTCGGCCAGATGCACGATAGACCGGCCCAACCGATCGAGCCCTTCCCGGGAGAAGGAAATAATGCTCGACTTCTTGACGAAATCGTCCACCCCCAGCGGAGAAAAAAAGCGCGCGGTCCCGCCGGTAGGCAGGGTATGGTTGGGGCCGGCCAGATAGTCTCCGGCCGCTTCGGGACAATGGTGCCCCATAAAGATGGCCCCGGCATGGCGGATTCTGGGCAGCAGGGAAAAGGGATCGTCAACCGCCAACTCCAGGTGCTCCGGCGCAATGCTGTTGCTCAGTGCCACCGCCTGCTCCAGATCGCGGGCGACCAGGATGGCCCCGAAGGCATCGATGGAACAGCGTGCGATAGCGGCCCGCTTCAACGTTGCCAGCTGCTCTTCGACTGCCTGCTGCACGCGCCGGCCGAAATCGGCATCGGTAGTCACCAGAATAGCGGCTGCCAGCTCATCGTGCTCGGCCTGGGACAGCAGGTCGACGGCG
This DNA window, taken from Syntrophotalea carbinolica DSM 2380, encodes the following:
- a CDS encoding GatB/YqeY domain-containing protein, whose translation is MSLKQQLNDAMKAAMKAKDSLRLTTVRMVLAAIKNREIDQRAELGDEDIIGVLSSLVKQRKESVALYREGDRAELAEKEEAELAILQEFLPSPLSEEEISALIEQAVTETGAAGPRDMGKVMKIVSAQTRGRADGKQVSDMVKSRLSS
- a CDS encoding phosphoribosyl-ATP diphosphatase, whose amino-acid sequence is MVDLGNITYGVDGLIPAVVRCAPSGDVLMLSHLNAEAVEQTLASGLLYRYSRSRKALVAPDADAPQRVTEMRLSCSGDCLLVAVEQGGASRNCFKTVLFQQQDAVAEEQADILEQVYQVVLQRRDNPSQKSYVASLFAKGLDKILGKIGEEATETAVAGKGGQPDEVVYEVADLFFHVLVLLGYYDLPPERIYAELRRRFGLSGIEEKASRKA
- the hisF gene encoding imidazole glycerol phosphate synthase subunit HisF, giving the protein MLTKRIIPCLDVKDGRVVKGVQFLELRDAGDPVEAAEAYDAQGADELTFLDITASSDKRNIILDVVSRTAERVFMPLTVGGGIRTIEDIRNLLNAGADKVSINTEAVNNPEFVKEAAERFGSQCIVVAIDARRVADSDPQRWEVYIHGGRTPTGIDAMEWAMRMEAYGAGEILLTSMDKDGTKDGYDIPLTRTISDLVSIPVIASGGVGNLEHIHQGLTEGGASAALAASIFHFREYTIHECKEYLQKRGVPARL
- the hisA gene encoding 1-(5-phosphoribosyl)-5-[(5-phosphoribosylamino)methylideneamino]imidazole-4-carboxamide isomerase translates to MIVIPAIDLKEGRCVRLEQGLMEKDTVYNDNPGAQARSWQEQGGELLHIVDLDGAFAGVPRNRDAIRAIAEAVSIPTELGGGIRDLPTIEAYLELGIDRVILGTVAKENPELVREACRLFPGRIVVGIDARDGLVAVRGWADVTEKLATELAKEMEGFGVEAIIYTDIARDGMMGGPNLEATRALAESISVPVIASGGVSCLEDIARLMTIEDSGVTGVITGKALYTGSLDLREAVALTKGKA
- the hisH gene encoding imidazole glycerol phosphate synthase subunit HisH; the encoded protein is MIVIIDYGMGNLRSVQKGFEKVGYSARVTDDPAVVAQADKLVLPGVGAFRDCMDQLTAGGFVEPILRHVESGRPFLGICLGLQLLFTESEEFGHHQGLNIIPGRVVRFPGDMQEQGEVLKVPHMGWNQIDIQRPAPIFQGLDSGESVYFVHSYYVVPEDASVVAATADYGRTFCAAVWRDNVMATQFHPEKSQQVGLRILKNFGDM
- the hisB gene encoding imidazoleglycerol-phosphate dehydratase HisB; this translates as MSRSATIDRQTQETQINLDLTLDGCGEACIATPVPFMNHMLTLLSRHGFFDLTVKAEGDVEVDDHHTVEDLGICLGQAFVKALGDKQGIRRYGAATVPMDETLASVHIDFSGRSCLVFNMDLPKAKVGSFDVELVEEFFTAFCNHAGANVHVNLVYGRNLHHMIEGVFKAFGRALDEATGLDPRIQGVLSTKGKL